From Cellulosimicrobium cellulans, the proteins below share one genomic window:
- a CDS encoding DUF2235 domain-containing protein encodes MKRLVLCCDGTWNSPVNASVSNIEKIARSVRTGIGPDGVQQMVFSVEGVGAQGYLVDRLLGGAFGYGLTRNVVAGYRHLALNYEPGDEIYVFGFSRGAYTARSIVGMVATVALLTQDSLARDHLCDAERIYRVRDAAQRAEQAAAFRAEHCHDHVPVAFLGVFDTVGALGVPGLSRRRSRFHDLRLSTDVECARQALAIDDRRITFEPCLWDVPVAMAARVKQVWFPGGHSDVGGGARARALSDTALLWMVGEAIARGLTFDEDRLFAQLHHEDEFVCRFRPGLLFGALNLLKRMHPRPRFRGDRRVLAGVPTPPDTVDAVYLAQTAAYLTADPSSEYARHARNVTWWRESAGPGLEHLVEPIPGGTRENRPLVLA; translated from the coding sequence ATGAAGCGGCTGGTGCTGTGCTGCGACGGCACGTGGAACTCGCCGGTGAACGCGAGCGTGTCGAACATCGAGAAGATCGCGCGCTCGGTCCGCACCGGCATCGGGCCGGACGGCGTGCAGCAGATGGTGTTCTCCGTCGAGGGCGTCGGGGCGCAGGGCTACCTCGTCGACCGCCTGCTCGGCGGGGCGTTCGGGTACGGGCTGACGCGCAACGTCGTCGCCGGGTACCGCCACCTCGCGCTCAACTACGAGCCCGGCGACGAGATCTACGTGTTCGGCTTCAGCCGCGGCGCGTACACGGCCCGCAGCATCGTCGGCATGGTCGCGACCGTCGCCCTGCTCACCCAGGACTCCCTCGCGCGCGACCACCTGTGCGACGCCGAGCGGATCTACCGCGTGCGCGACGCCGCCCAGCGGGCGGAGCAGGCGGCGGCCTTCCGCGCCGAGCACTGCCACGACCACGTCCCGGTCGCGTTCCTCGGGGTGTTCGACACCGTCGGCGCGCTCGGGGTCCCCGGGCTGTCGCGCCGCCGCAGCCGGTTCCACGACCTGCGCCTGTCGACCGACGTCGAGTGTGCACGGCAGGCCCTCGCGATCGACGACCGCCGCATCACGTTCGAGCCCTGCCTCTGGGACGTCCCCGTCGCCATGGCGGCCCGGGTCAAGCAGGTGTGGTTCCCCGGCGGGCACAGCGACGTCGGCGGCGGGGCCCGGGCGCGCGCTCTCTCCGACACCGCGCTGCTGTGGATGGTCGGCGAGGCGATCGCGCGCGGGCTCACGTTCGACGAGGACCGGCTGTTCGCCCAGCTCCACCACGAGGACGAGTTCGTGTGCCGGTTCCGTCCCGGCCTGCTGTTCGGCGCGCTCAACCTCCTCAAGCGCATGCACCCGCGCCCGCGCTTCCGCGGCGACCGGCGCGTCCTCGCGGGCGTCCCGACCCCGCCGGACACCGTCGACGCCGTGTACCTCGCCCAGACCGCGGCGTACCTCACGGCCGACCCGTCCTCCGAGTACGCGCGTCACGCCCGGAACGTCACGTGGTGGCGCGAGAGCGCCGGGCCCGGCCTGGAGCACCTCGTCGAGCCGATCCCGGGCGGCACCCGGGAGAACCGGCCGCTGGTCCTCGCGTAG
- a CDS encoding DsbA family protein: MSEQTAAPIPAEQLVPADAHVLGNPDAPVTIVEFGDLECPYCAAAAPVLRQVVESSGGQVRLVFRHFPLFEIHPHALSAALAVEAAAVQGRFWEMQAALFEHQDQLGEAGLADRAEELGLDGASVVGDAAQQHAAPVQRDYADALAAGVQGTPTLFVNGVRYRGRVTADGLRAAIDAATAPR, encoded by the coding sequence GTGAGCGAGCAGACCGCAGCCCCGATCCCGGCCGAGCAGCTCGTCCCCGCCGACGCGCACGTGCTCGGCAACCCGGACGCGCCCGTGACGATCGTCGAGTTCGGCGACCTCGAGTGCCCGTACTGCGCGGCCGCCGCACCCGTGCTGCGGCAGGTCGTCGAGTCGTCGGGCGGTCAGGTGCGCCTCGTGTTCCGGCACTTCCCGCTCTTCGAGATCCACCCCCACGCGCTCTCCGCGGCGCTCGCGGTCGAGGCAGCGGCGGTGCAGGGGCGGTTCTGGGAGATGCAGGCCGCGCTGTTCGAGCACCAGGACCAGCTCGGCGAGGCCGGCCTCGCCGACCGCGCCGAGGAGCTCGGCCTCGACGGCGCGTCCGTCGTGGGGGACGCCGCGCAGCAGCACGCCGCGCCCGTGCAGCGCGACTACGCGGACGCCCTCGCCGCGGGCGTCCAGGGCACCCCGACGCTCTTCGTCAACGGCGTCCGCTACCGCGGCCGCGTCACCGCCGACGGCCTCCGCGCCGCGATCGACGCCGCCACCGCGCCGAGATAG
- the purN gene encoding phosphoribosylglycinamide formyltransferase, whose translation MTSAAPLTPGTAATSAERPARRRPRLAIVGSGAGSTAAAILAAVRAGDLPVDVGVVVGNNSGAGVFEVARAHGVPTAHLSRVTHPDPDALDAAFLATLSEHGADLVVLAGYMRRLGPRVLAAYTGRVLNTHPALLPAYGGHGMYGDRVHAAVLADGVATTGASVHLVTADYDEGPVVAQVSVPIEPGDDVDSLRDRVQAAEKQLLVDHLREACSATDRERSPS comes from the coding sequence GTGACCTCTGCCGCGCCGCTCACCCCCGGAACTGCCGCGACGTCCGCCGAGAGGCCTGCTCGCCGTCGTCCACGCCTCGCGATCGTCGGGTCGGGGGCTGGCAGCACCGCAGCGGCGATCCTCGCCGCCGTCCGCGCGGGGGACCTGCCCGTCGACGTGGGCGTCGTCGTCGGGAACAACAGCGGTGCGGGCGTCTTCGAGGTGGCCCGCGCGCACGGTGTTCCGACCGCGCACCTCAGCCGGGTCACGCACCCCGACCCGGACGCGCTGGACGCAGCGTTCCTCGCGACGCTGTCCGAGCATGGGGCCGACCTCGTCGTGCTCGCCGGCTACATGCGCCGACTCGGCCCGCGCGTGCTCGCGGCGTACACGGGCCGGGTGCTCAACACGCATCCCGCGCTGCTGCCGGCGTACGGCGGTCACGGGATGTACGGCGACCGCGTGCACGCGGCCGTACTGGCCGACGGCGTCGCCACCACGGGCGCGAGCGTCCACCTGGTCACGGCGGACTACGACGAGGGGCCCGTCGTCGCGCAGGTGTCGGTCCCGATCGAGCCGGGGGACGACGTCGACTCCTTGCGTGACCGGGTCCAGGCCGCGGAGAAGCAGCTGCTCGTGGACCACCTGCGCGAGGCGTGCAGTGCGACAGATCGCGAGCGCTCGCCGTCCTGA
- the nhaA gene encoding Na+/H+ antiporter NhaA, translating to MTEPAPPSSFPVVRVPARPGPPLRFQLRPVAPSLRSFLATEAGGAVLLLAATVVALVWANSAWSGAYDDLWSATAGWHVGPWSFEMDLHHWVNDAAMAVFFLVIGLEINREVTSGELRNRRTVAVPALGALGGLAVPALIYVAFNAGSPAQHGWGIVMSTDTAFLVGILALFGPRCPDQLRLFLLTLAVVDDIGAITVMALFYTDDLWLPGLLVAAVLVVVILALRWLGVWRLAPYVLVGIALWGAVYASGVHATLAGVLVGLLVPSRSSRPVDVAVVPKYAKRLAQETTAEREHLTELAARAAVPTSERLQRVLHPWSAYVVVPVFGLANAGVRLDAESLRVAATSPVTIGVAVALVVGNAVGIFGAATLALRLGLGDLPGRVRYSHLLGGAILAGIGFTISLFIAELAFDDEVLIEQAKIGILAGSLVAAVLGSLALRFVGERWPLCSPGADGPPPELPPLPWRAPATT from the coding sequence GTGACCGAGCCCGCTCCGCCGTCGTCGTTCCCGGTCGTCCGCGTCCCCGCGCGCCCCGGCCCCCCGCTGCGCTTCCAGCTCCGCCCCGTCGCCCCCTCCCTGCGCTCGTTCCTCGCCACCGAGGCCGGCGGCGCGGTGCTGCTGCTCGCCGCGACGGTCGTCGCGCTCGTGTGGGCCAACTCCGCCTGGTCGGGCGCCTACGACGACCTGTGGTCCGCGACGGCCGGCTGGCACGTCGGGCCGTGGTCGTTCGAGATGGACCTGCACCACTGGGTCAACGACGCCGCGATGGCCGTGTTCTTCCTCGTCATCGGGCTCGAGATCAACCGCGAGGTGACGAGCGGCGAGCTCCGCAACCGCCGGACCGTCGCGGTGCCCGCGCTCGGCGCGCTCGGCGGGCTCGCCGTGCCGGCGCTCATCTACGTCGCGTTCAACGCCGGGTCGCCCGCGCAGCACGGGTGGGGCATCGTCATGTCGACCGACACGGCGTTCCTCGTGGGGATCCTCGCCCTGTTCGGCCCGCGCTGCCCGGACCAGCTCCGGCTCTTCCTCCTCACGCTCGCCGTCGTGGACGACATCGGCGCCATCACCGTCATGGCGCTCTTCTACACCGACGACCTGTGGCTCCCGGGGCTCCTCGTCGCCGCCGTGCTCGTCGTCGTCATCCTCGCGCTGCGGTGGCTCGGCGTGTGGCGTCTGGCGCCGTACGTCCTGGTCGGGATCGCGCTGTGGGGCGCGGTCTACGCGTCCGGCGTCCACGCGACGCTCGCCGGCGTCCTCGTGGGGCTGCTCGTCCCGTCCCGCTCGTCGCGGCCCGTGGACGTCGCCGTCGTGCCGAAGTACGCCAAACGCCTCGCCCAGGAGACGACGGCGGAACGCGAGCACCTCACCGAGCTCGCCGCGCGCGCGGCCGTGCCCACGAGCGAGCGCCTCCAGCGCGTCCTGCACCCGTGGAGCGCGTACGTCGTCGTGCCGGTCTTCGGGCTGGCGAACGCCGGGGTGCGCCTCGACGCGGAGTCGCTGCGGGTGGCCGCGACGTCGCCCGTGACCATCGGCGTCGCCGTCGCGCTCGTCGTGGGCAACGCCGTCGGCATCTTCGGCGCCGCGACGCTCGCCCTGCGCCTCGGGCTCGGCGACCTCCCGGGCAGGGTGCGCTACTCCCACCTGCTCGGCGGCGCGATCCTCGCCGGCATCGGCTTCACCATCTCGCTCTTCATCGCCGAGCTCGCGTTCGACGACGAGGTGCTCATCGAGCAGGCCAAGATCGGCATCCTCGCCGGCTCGCTCGTCGCCGCCGTGCTCGGCTCCCTCGCCCTCCGGTTCGTCGGCGAGCGCTGGCCCCTGTGCTCCCCCGGCGCCGACGGCCCCCCGCCCGAGCTCCCGCCCCTCCCCTGGCGCGCACCGGCGACGACGTGA
- a CDS encoding nucleoside deaminase, whose protein sequence is MDTLVVDAAHLDRAVALAVDSVANAGGPFGAVVVTADGQVFEGNNRVTQDNDPTAHAEVTAIRRACAALGTFDLTGATLYSSCEPCPMCLASALWARVQAVYFAADRHDAASAGFDDAEFYDFFAADPADRSMQVVHERTATATAPFDAWRVLESRIEY, encoded by the coding sequence ATGGACACTCTTGTCGTGGACGCAGCACACCTGGACCGAGCCGTCGCCCTCGCGGTCGACAGCGTCGCGAACGCCGGAGGACCCTTCGGCGCCGTCGTCGTCACCGCCGACGGGCAGGTGTTCGAGGGCAACAACCGGGTCACGCAGGACAACGACCCCACCGCGCACGCCGAGGTCACCGCGATCCGGCGCGCGTGCGCCGCGCTCGGGACGTTCGACCTCACCGGCGCGACCCTCTACTCGAGCTGCGAGCCCTGCCCCATGTGCCTCGCGTCCGCCCTCTGGGCGCGCGTGCAGGCCGTGTACTTCGCGGCCGACCGCCACGACGCCGCGAGCGCCGGGTTCGACGACGCCGAGTTCTACGACTTCTTCGCCGCGGACCCGGCCGACCGGAGCATGCAGGTCGTGCACGAGCGCACGGCGACCGCGACCGCGCCGTTCGACGCCTGGCGCGTCCTCGAGTCCCGGATCGAGTACTGA
- a CDS encoding NCS2 family permease: protein MRRETAENDDARGTGTAPGRLDRFFKITERGSTTGRELRGGLVTFFAMAYIVILNPLILGGTSAENAPVDVAGGWLQTAQVGAMTGLAAGGLTILFGLVANLPFALAAGLGINSFLAVAVIGDVTWPEAMGLVLVNGLLIVLLAVTGARSAIFNAVPRQLKAAITVGIGLFIAFIGFVDAGFVTRTPGGPPVQLGDGGSITSVPTLVFVVGLLTMGILVARKVKGGLLIGLVATTVVAIVAESVLHLGPASETNPGGWHLTVPTLPSSLVSVPDLSLFGQFSFGAFDRIGALAATMLVFTLFFTNFFDAMGTMTGLAKQGGLADADGNFPRIKSALVVEGVGAVVGGATSSSSNTVFVDSAAGVGEGARTGLASVVTGGLFLVAMFLTPLTAVVPIEVASAVLVVVGAMMMGQIKEIDLTDFTVTLPVFLTIVTMPLTYSIANGIGIGFVTWVLLRFACGKARDVHPLLWVVAAGFVVYFVRGPLTAVVGG, encoded by the coding sequence ATGCGGCGGGAGACCGCCGAGAACGACGACGCACGCGGCACCGGCACGGCTCCCGGCCGGCTCGACCGCTTCTTCAAGATCACCGAGCGCGGCTCGACCACGGGGCGCGAGCTCCGGGGCGGCCTGGTGACCTTCTTCGCGATGGCGTACATCGTCATCCTCAACCCCCTCATCCTCGGCGGGACGAGCGCCGAGAACGCGCCCGTCGACGTCGCGGGCGGGTGGCTCCAGACGGCGCAGGTCGGCGCGATGACCGGCCTCGCCGCCGGAGGCCTGACCATCCTGTTCGGGCTCGTCGCGAACCTCCCGTTCGCGCTCGCGGCCGGGCTGGGCATCAACTCGTTCCTCGCCGTCGCCGTCATCGGCGACGTCACGTGGCCCGAGGCGATGGGGCTCGTGCTCGTCAACGGCCTGCTCATCGTGCTGCTCGCCGTGACGGGCGCGCGGTCGGCAATCTTCAACGCCGTCCCGCGCCAGCTCAAGGCCGCGATCACGGTCGGCATCGGCCTGTTCATCGCGTTCATCGGGTTCGTCGACGCGGGGTTCGTCACGCGCACCCCCGGAGGTCCGCCGGTCCAGCTCGGCGACGGCGGGTCGATCACCTCGGTCCCGACCCTCGTGTTCGTGGTCGGGCTGCTGACCATGGGCATCCTCGTGGCGCGCAAGGTCAAGGGCGGGCTGCTCATCGGGCTCGTCGCGACGACCGTCGTCGCGATCGTGGCCGAGTCCGTCCTGCACCTGGGGCCCGCGTCGGAGACCAATCCCGGCGGCTGGCACCTCACCGTGCCGACGCTGCCGAGCTCCCTCGTCTCGGTCCCCGACCTCAGCCTGTTCGGGCAGTTCTCGTTCGGCGCGTTCGACCGGATCGGGGCGCTCGCGGCCACGATGCTCGTGTTCACGCTGTTCTTCACGAACTTCTTCGACGCGATGGGCACGATGACGGGCCTCGCCAAGCAGGGCGGTCTCGCCGACGCGGACGGCAACTTCCCGCGCATCAAGTCGGCGCTCGTCGTCGAGGGCGTGGGCGCCGTCGTGGGCGGCGCGACGTCGTCGTCGTCGAACACGGTGTTCGTCGACTCGGCCGCGGGCGTGGGCGAGGGCGCCCGGACGGGCCTCGCCTCGGTCGTCACCGGCGGTCTGTTCCTCGTCGCGATGTTCCTCACGCCGCTCACGGCGGTCGTGCCGATCGAGGTCGCGAGCGCGGTGCTCGTGGTCGTGGGCGCGATGATGATGGGCCAGATCAAGGAGATCGACCTGACCGACTTCACGGTCACGCTCCCGGTCTTCCTCACGATCGTGACCATGCCGCTCACGTACTCGATCGCCAACGGCATCGGGATCGGGTTCGTCACGTGGGTCCTGCTGCGGTTCGCGTGCGGCAAGGCGCGCGACGTCCACCCGCTGCTGTGGGTGGTGGCGGCCGGGTTCGTCGTGTACTTCGTGCGCGGTCCCCTGACCGCGGTCGTGGGAGGCTGA
- a CDS encoding molybdopterin molybdotransferase MoeA, with translation MAGTGRVSVDQHRADVAALLAPLVEAARRRTRTEDVVLADALGRVLAADLVAPVAVPLFRNSQMDGYAVRASDVAGARADAPVRLVVAAEIPAAPGVPAPLVPGTAARIMTGAPVPDGADAVVPVEDTVAGTFASAPRPDAAGPAGDDPAGPGASHAVEVRVPRSAGDFVREAGSDVRPGDVLLPDGTVLAPHHLAAAAACGVGSVRVVARPRVAVLSTGSELVGPGETPGHGQVFDANADALGAAVRRAGGDVVRTARCGDDAARFAAVLAEATAVADLVVTSGGVSQGAYEVVKDVLGGPGAVAGQDAGQEDVRATSPGVTFRSVAMQPGGPQGFGTVHGTPVLTFPGNPVSAQVSFAMFLREPLERAAGLPGVERVRTAVLAEPLTSPAGKRQLLRGATGPDGTVRVVGGAGSHLVASMARADVLVDVPADVTQWDAGTEVEVREL, from the coding sequence ATGGCCGGGACCGGACGCGTGAGCGTCGACCAGCACCGCGCGGACGTCGCGGCGCTCCTCGCGCCTCTCGTCGAGGCGGCCCGACGGCGCACGCGCACCGAGGACGTCGTCCTCGCCGACGCGCTCGGCCGGGTCCTCGCGGCCGACCTCGTCGCGCCGGTGGCCGTCCCGCTGTTCCGCAACTCCCAGATGGACGGCTACGCCGTCCGGGCCTCGGACGTCGCCGGGGCGCGCGCGGACGCGCCCGTCCGGCTCGTCGTCGCCGCCGAGATCCCCGCGGCCCCCGGCGTCCCCGCACCGTTGGTACCCGGCACGGCCGCCCGGATCATGACGGGCGCGCCCGTGCCCGACGGCGCAGACGCCGTCGTCCCCGTCGAGGACACCGTCGCGGGGACGTTCGCCAGCGCGCCACGACCCGACGCCGCAGGCCCGGCGGGCGACGACCCTGCCGGTCCCGGTGCGAGCCACGCCGTCGAGGTCCGTGTCCCGCGGTCGGCGGGAGACTTCGTCCGGGAGGCGGGCTCCGACGTCCGGCCCGGCGACGTGCTCCTGCCGGACGGCACCGTCCTCGCACCGCACCACCTGGCCGCCGCCGCGGCGTGCGGGGTGGGGAGCGTGCGGGTGGTCGCCCGGCCGCGCGTCGCCGTCCTGTCGACCGGGTCGGAGCTCGTCGGCCCCGGGGAGACGCCGGGGCACGGGCAGGTCTTCGACGCCAACGCCGACGCGCTCGGCGCCGCCGTGCGGCGCGCGGGCGGGGACGTCGTGCGCACGGCCCGCTGCGGCGACGACGCCGCGCGGTTCGCCGCCGTGCTGGCCGAGGCGACCGCGGTCGCGGACCTCGTCGTCACGTCGGGCGGCGTGTCGCAGGGCGCGTACGAGGTGGTCAAGGACGTGCTCGGAGGACCCGGTGCGGTCGCCGGTCAGGACGCCGGTCAGGAGGACGTCCGGGCGACGTCGCCGGGCGTCACGTTCCGCTCGGTCGCGATGCAGCCGGGCGGACCGCAGGGGTTCGGCACCGTGCACGGGACGCCCGTGCTCACGTTCCCCGGCAACCCGGTGAGCGCCCAGGTGTCGTTCGCGATGTTCCTGCGCGAGCCGCTCGAGCGGGCGGCGGGTCTTCCCGGGGTCGAGCGCGTGCGCACGGCGGTCCTCGCCGAGCCGCTGACCTCGCCCGCGGGGAAGCGACAGCTGCTGCGCGGCGCGACCGGCCCCGACGGCACGGTCCGCGTCGTGGGGGGAGCGGGGTCGCACCTCGTCGCGTCGATGGCGCGGGCGGACGTGCTCGTGGACGTCCCCGCCGACGTGACACAGTGGGACGCCGGGACCGAGGTGGAGGTACGAGAGCTGTGA
- a CDS encoding molybdenum cofactor biosynthesis protein MoaE: MSETQGESRGAGQGGASDDVSRVTTDVLDDAVSRAVEDAVASPECGAVVTFRGVVRDVDGGRGVSRLDYEAHPDATAVIRRCVAGVAVETGLRVAAVHRYGTLGIGDVALVAAAAAGHRREAFEACSLLVERIKAEVPIWKRQHFDDGVSEWVGL; this comes from the coding sequence GTGAGCGAGACGCAGGGCGAGTCCCGAGGCGCTGGCCAGGGTGGCGCGTCCGACGACGTGAGCCGCGTGACGACGGACGTGCTCGACGACGCCGTGTCGCGCGCCGTCGAGGACGCGGTCGCGAGCCCGGAGTGCGGCGCCGTCGTGACGTTCCGCGGGGTCGTGCGCGACGTCGACGGCGGCCGCGGCGTGAGCCGGCTCGACTACGAGGCGCACCCCGACGCGACCGCGGTGATCCGGCGGTGCGTGGCCGGCGTGGCGGTCGAGACAGGGCTGCGCGTCGCCGCCGTCCACCGGTACGGGACCCTGGGGATCGGCGACGTCGCTCTCGTGGCGGCGGCGGCCGCGGGTCACCGCCGCGAGGCGTTCGAGGCGTGCTCGCTGCTCGTCGAGCGCATCAAGGCCGAGGTGCCGATCTGGAAGCGGCAGCACTTCGACGACGGCGTCTCGGAGTGGGTCGGGCTGTAG